A stretch of the Theileria equi strain WA chromosome 1, complete sequence genome encodes the following:
- a CDS encoding hypothetical protein (encoded by transcript BEWA_026580A): MYPLLMCNKNPSARWDQLNCGDLQYELQGENTFFDIGSTCERHTCHNEHFDRPENIVRQQTPSYRYKVYTHTLSAEKLKSNRVVTNIRHKGTLQTGLPNSVELARWFIKSLSVYYWEHDYDNQLPLVIKIVNVGNNRLYFVNSGICSNHWENVMCENVLDLLSYTKNMFNEVVVIDLDRSEGNYFGTNLEDACDLNTACNNVMNVVIDEHFESNELIKFVHKRKFGSNFRILYTVFKENIIPVENVGLDETFKELFVFYWDYTDDYRHKEMETVHYDKPLLLELVSSNGTKKYYRRKGNVWTNVADQNVFYNPEKNNNFIYLGMITTYI, translated from the coding sequence ATGTATCCATTGTTAATGTGCAATAAAAATCCATCTGCCCGTTGGGACCAATTAAATTGTGGTGATTTACAGTATGAGCTTCAGGGAGAAAATACATTTTTTGACATTGGAAGCACCTGTGAGAGGCACACATGTCATAATGAGCACTTTGACAGGCCAGAAAATATTGTGAGACAACAGACTCCAAGCTACAGGTACAAAGTTTATACCCATACCCTATCAGCCGAAAAGCTGAAATCCAATCGTGTTGTCACCAATATTCGGCATAAAGGCACTCTCCAAACTGGATTACCAAATTCTGTTGAACTAGCGAGGTGGTTTATCAAAAGTCTctctgtctactactgggaaCATGACTATGACAACCAATTGCCACTTGTCATCAAAATCGTGAATGTGGGAAACAATCGTCTCTACTTTGTCAACTCTGGCATATGCAGCAACCACTGGGAAAACGTTATGTGCGAGAATGTTCTGGACCTGCTTTCCTACACCAAGAACATGTTTAACGAGGTTGTCGTCATAGACCTGGACAGGTCAGAAGGGAACTACTTTGGAACGAACCTGGAAGATGCATGCGACCTAAATACAGCTTGTAACAACGTGATGAACGTGGTCATCGACGAACACTTCGAGTCAAATGAGCTCATCAAGTTCGTGCACAAGAGGAAGTTTGGAAGTAACTTTAGGATCCTCTACACCGTCTTCAAGGAGAATATCATTCCAGTTGAGAATGTCGGACTGGATGAGACGTTCAAGGAGCTCTTTGTGTTCTACTGGGACTATACTGATGACTACAGACACAAGGAAATGGAAACTGTGCACTATGATAAGCCTCTACTCCTGGAACTCGTTTCTTCAAATGGTACTAAAAAGTACTACAGGAGGAAGGGTAACGTATGGACGAATGTTGCGGATCAAAATGTGTTTTACAACCCAGAGAAGAACAACAACTTCATCTACTTGGGGATGATAACCACATACATATAA
- a CDS encoding uncharacterized protein (encoded by transcript BEWA_026570A) has product MGVLAPFVLLFGCLSTARALSVTLDISNVDRTNINVSKNVDFKLTKEIFVPAKGNYVDYIIDATSSIWSSSSGEVCSMALLATKDGYSPLMSVLVKSDSFKVKSYYYRKYGDVWSSLNEASYQEQLKNMSFAEVVLDVANLNRSFVDVRMNEGVLDTLDVNVMDGYKATKIVEGGVAIWTSSSVTERCSSVFITKLGQKSVLVYLITVDSGRITNLCFEKNGSEWSKTSIFNYHTRLDALKEKAKSLNTGTSKKVQAKKAIPLDISGQLDREEVDVTQVVEGGVKHTIFTPQPHHVFNAIYDGTSILWVAKDGNDYCDNVWAYSKNGSVLLLDVVVTVDGRPRFKYFEKKQGTWYSVDGDDFEDALSSYKETDFKLNIRDLDKSVVNVKESQVQNLVKYLITPKNNYNIMGVSDDKNVLWGTLNEDGLISAYLYTLDETPKFLDIFTRDGGFHHEFFINRNDTWSAVSETDFNAYLDSIIVHDVKVDIAELDPKTVDVMNIKVQGVKGVQCTPKSGYRLTEVWEGTLSPIWVAGEHEECTGILFYYDNNGHVFLADVTIANQYGHDFKFFQNTNGLWEEVDKVYYKNKFDMFKLLDVSVDVGNFDLSIVDKVEVTPQNDVEDRVTPPLRVFQYTPKEGYQITEVSEYKETVWSGNEDKVCKHITMHYKEEALLMELLVSDSVGHHSKYFATKFGEWAPIDELEYNSTVEFLKVISVTMDIANFDHKVLDVYEDKDGNVSYLEIYPKPGYKVTSIASGINALWNGVLDQECRYATVYSGVGDGTVLVHAIVADRYGENNLFFKERDGHWVGLTEETFKTSLDVLKATRTLLDIQSPDEDYVKVTKDSLFGHLVVEYRPKDGYGFGKVVDGADSVWSDEKDLCTGARLSYKGDEPNLVLRVQGADALSFLFFHKSGDKWVTTSDGESLDIHSGFENDDEKEPVDEEIVVHFTRKPENVVNEQEDVLDITDDADNAEFHGEVLNVRRYTPNPTLKRIVYGAQTIWESDEHVCQNILLYCKKDGSHYLHLYTMQDRQLQASEYFMHVSAEWMSVEREDFYRALEAKIITYASIDVCSSYPPEEIVETIDAHEFGYPNIIYNSQPNVRITSVFCGSKPIWSSFGNDYCVSASVVDKDGESNLVEMFIKDRKNTVRRNYSLVDGEWVYLSEDKFGIKVIVATDAFYVPSALALAVAILMVAF; this is encoded by the coding sequence ATGGGCGTTTTGGCACCGTTTGTCCTTCTCTTTGGTTGCTTATCGACAGCCAGAGCCTTGTCTGTGACGTTAGACATATCAAACGTGGACAGGACAAATATAAACGTGTCCAAAAACGTGGATTTTAAACTTACAAAGGAAATTTTTGTACCCGCAAAAGGGAATTATGTAGATTATATTATCGATGCTACGTCAAGCATCTGGAGCTCCTCCTCCGGCGAGGTCTGCTCGATGGCCCTGCTGGCCACCAAGGACGGCTACTCGCCCCTGATGAGCGTACTCGTCAAGAGCGACAGTTTCAAGGTTAAATCGTACTACTACAGGAAGTATGGAGACGTATGGAGTTCCCTAAACGAGGCGTCCTACCAGGAACAGCTCAAAAACATGAGCTTTGCAGAAGTCGTACTGGACGTTGCCAACTTGAATAGATCGTTTGTAGATgtaaggatgaatgaagGGGTGCTAGATACACTCGATGTCAACGTTATGGACGGATACAAGGCCACCAAAATCGTTGAAGGCGGTGTTGCGATCTGGACCAGCAGCTCCGTTACCGAGCGCTGTTCCTCAGTCTTTATCACTAAGCTCGGACAAAAGTCTGTGTTAGTCTACTTGATCACCGTTGACTCTGGTCGTATAACTAACTTgtgctttgagaagaatggTAGTGAGTGGAGCAAGACGAGCATTTTCAACTATCACACACGCCTAGATGCTCTCAAGGAGAAGGCAAAGAGTCTCAATACCGGCACTTCAAAGAAGGTACAAGCGAAAAAGGCCATTCCCCTCGATATAAGCGGTCAGCTTGACAGAGAAGAGGTTGATGTTACACAAGTCGTAGAGGGTGGAGTCAAGCACACGATCTTTACCCCTCAGCCACACCATGTTTTTAATGCCATATATGATGGTACAAGCATTCTCTGGGTAGCCAAAGACGGGAATGACTATTGCGACAATGTTTGGGCCTACTCCAAGAATGGCAGTGTCCTCCTGCTTGACGTGGTTGTCACAGTAGACGGTCGTCCCAGGTTCAAGTATTTCGAAAAGAAACAGGGAACGTGGTACTCAGTTGATGGAGATGACTTTGAGGATGCCCTTTCCAGCTACAAGGAGACGGATTTTAAGCTCAACATAAGGGACCTTGACAAGTCTGTTGTGAATGTAAAGGAATCCCAGGTTCAGAACTTGGTCAAGTACCTCATTACACCAAAGAACAATTACAATATAATGGGTGTTTCCGATGATAAAAACGTCCTCTGGGGAACCCTGAATGAAGATGGACTGATCTCTGCCTACCTCTACACTCTGGATGAAACTCCAAAGTTTCTCGATATTTTTACCAGAGATGGAGGCTTTCACCACGAATTCTTCATTAACAGGAATGACACCTGGAGCGCAGTTAGTGAGACCGATTTTAATGCGTACCTTGACTCGATAATTGTGCATGACGTCAAGGTTGACATTGCAGAGTTGGATCCAAAGACTGTCGATGTAATGAACATTAAAGTTCAAGGGGTCAAGGGTGTTCAATGCACGCCAAAGTCCGGATATAGACTAACTGAGGTTTGGGAAGGGACCTTGTCCCCAATCTGGGTTGCCGGGGAGCATGAGGAATGTACCGGAATTTTATTCTACTACGACAACAATGGGCATGTCTTCCTCGCTGATGTAACTATAGCTAACCAATATGGCCATGATTTcaaattcttccaaaatacCAATGGACTATGGGAGGAAGTCGATAAGGTCTACTACAAGAACAAGTTTGACATGTTCAAACTCCTCGATGTTTCCGTTGATGTCGGAAACTTTGATTTGAGTATCGTAGACAAGGTTGAAGTTACTCCTCAAAATGATGTGGAAGACAGAGTGACTCCACCTCTCCGCGTCTTCCagtatactccaaaggaaggtTATCAAATTACAGAAGTCTCAGAGTACAAGGAGACCGTTTGGAGTGGCAATGAGGATAAGGTCTGCAAGCACATTACCATGCATTACAAGGAAGAAGCTTTGCTTATGGAACTCTTGGTCTCTGACAGTGTAGGTCATCACAGCAAATACTTTGCAACAAAGTTTGGTGAATGGGCGCCAATCGATGAGCTCGAGTATAATAGCACAGTTGAGTTTCTAAAAGTCATTAGTGTCACCATGGACATTGCCAACTTTGATCACAAGGTCTTGGATGTCTATGAggataaagatggaaatgtTTCATATCTCGAGATTTACCCAAAGCCAGGCTACAAGGTCACATCCATTGCCAGTGGTATTAACGCTCTTTGGAATGGAGTACTTGATCAGGAATGCAGATACGCCACTGTTTACTCTGGTGTCGGTGATGGCACGGTACTTGTGCATGCAATCGTTGCCGACAGGTATGGGGAGAACAACCTCTTTTTTAAAGAACGTGATGGTCACTGGGTAGGTCTTACGGAGGAAACATTCAAGACCAGCTTGGATGTGCTCAAAGCAACAAGGACCCTTCTCGACATCCAATCTCCAGATGAAGATTATGTAAAGGTGACAAAGGATAGTTTGTTTGGCCATCTCGTCGTTGAATATAGACCAAAGGACGGTTATGGATTTGGCAAGGTCGTCGACGGTGCGGATTCCGTATGGAGTGATGAAAAAGATCTCTGCACCGGTGCTCGTCTAAGTTACAAGGGCGACGAACCGAACCTCGTCCTAAGGGTACAGGGAGCTGATGCGCTCTCGTTCTTGTTTTTCCATAAATCTGGCGATAAATGGGTTACAACCAGCGATGGAGAATCCCTCGATATTCACTCTGGatttgaaaatgatgatgaaaaagagCCAGTGGATGAAGAGATTGTTGTGCACTTTACTCGTAAACCAGAAAACGTGGTGAACGAACAGGAGGATGTACTCGATATTACTGATGATGCAGATAATGCGGAATTCCACGGAGAGGTGCTAAATGTTAGGAGGTACACACCAAACCCTACCCTGAAACGCATCGTTTACGGTGCTCAAACCATTTGGGAATCTGATGAACACGTGTGTCAGAATATTCTCTTGTACTGCAAAAAGGACGGGTCGCACTACCTCCACCTTTACACCATGCAAGATAGGCAACTCCAGGCTTCAGAGTACTTTATGCATGTGTCTGCGGAATGGATGAGCGTTGAGAGGGAAGACTTCTACAGGGCTTTGGAGGCGAAAATCATCACCTATGCCTCGATTGACGTCTGCAGTTCATATCCTCCAGAGGAGATTGTTGAGACTATTGATGCTCACGAGTTTGGCTACCCAAACATCATTTACAACTCTCAACCAAACGTCCGCATTACCTCTGTGTTTTGTGGATCTAAACCCATCTGGTCATCTTTTGGAAATGACTACTGTGTCTCAGCCTCTGTCGTTGATAAAGACGGTGAAAGTAACCTTGTAGAAATGTTCATCAAGGACAGGAAGAACACGGTTCGTCGTAACTATAGCCTCGTAGACGGCGAGTGGGTCTACCTCTCAGAGGACAAGTTTGGCATCAAGGTGATTGTTGCCACAGACGCATTCTACGTGCCTTCTGCACTTGCGCTTGCAGTGGCCATCCTAATGGTAGCTTTCTAA
- a CDS encoding hypothetical protein (encoded by transcript BEWA_026600A) — MNASCAGIGFHSNSLISCDADANVYEWDIVGGRCRFKFKDNHSVHISSFALSHPFGENVRNAFLANGSTSGFLNVYPMFSQKDDQSHLVQNELVKSFGNLSTEVTSIATDSTGNFIVYSSVHKRNALRIVYTPSFKVIANWPTDKINLGRVTSLSFCSQQNTLAIGNKRGKIQFYKIIA, encoded by the exons atgaaTGCCAGTTGTGCTGGGATTGGGTTTCACTCAAACTCCCTCATTTCTTGCGATGCTGACGCCAATGTGTACGAATGGGACATTGTGGGAGGCCGTTGTAGATTTAAATTCAAGGATAACCACTCTGTTCACATTTCTAGCTTTGCACTATCGCATCCGTTTGGTGAGAATGTCAGGAATGCGTTTTTGGCAAACGGCTCCACTTCTGGCTTTCTAAATGTCTATCCAATGTTTTCCCAAAAGGATGATCAATCGCACCTTGTTCAGAATGAGCTAGTAAAG AGCTTTGGAAACCTGTCAACTGAGGTCACTAGCATCGCAACAGATTCTACCGGAAACTTTATAGTCTATTCCTCAGTACACAAGCGCAATGCTCTGAGGATAGTCTATACGCCGTCCTTTAAGGTAATCGCAAATTGGCCAACGGATAAAATTAATCTCGGCCGTGTAACATCGCTTTCCTTTTGTTCACAACAGAATACTCTGGCCATTGGAAACAAGAGGGGAAAGATCCAGttttataaaatcattGCTTAA
- a CDS encoding hypothetical protein (encoded by transcript BEWA_026590A), producing MAAASGGAGGPAKGSSPLRQFAMFMAGFSLLQPLRVAVTAGSFSVSRFGVPYEKIGVFINVIHNSMETAGDFGLFIMSFYVLFGVGKSVISESLLSILSIWSLFVVNVLLLIAYTSGGEQGCLTFYYWTLVMASLGFGLDESISLTVGVTDVAYFGLGMPLSGIMVCLYHVAYLYLAKKFHWSNIDYWIVVWQIIIAVTIAGTAATTWTLAYHSEQVSENNECTKDKLSDRMKPVKSHFFMCIVGMSCIYAFYPAIAPYQFVSPQIGHKVDLVVLFVSTLSPLAIAGLCQAGVGPDQKWILKDKKNFAWWHFTWIFALPYFTIISICLIAMHYPGCRLSRGIYGNRAMVTLITVSFKFCEETLRGVSASGVGMQGKCTDGEGDGQLSALNALMAQFTMDVFSYIGTGYIKLYQRYEHDRDNWPTKYYGFWRSLGYWIGNSIKGGVKCIGESFSTDIRSNLIKNQEYLFIVYADE from the coding sequence ATGGCGGCTGCTTCCGGAGGCGCAGGTGGACCAGCCAAAGGGTCAAGTCCCCTCCGGCAGTTTGCCATGTTCATGGCTGGGTTCTCACTTTTACAGCCTCTACGTGTTGCGGTTACCGCGGGAAGCTTTTCGGTAAGTAGGTTTGGAGTTCCATATGAGAAAATTGGcgtatttataaatgtcaTTCACAACTCTATGGAGACAGCTGGCGATTTTGGACTATTTATAATGTCTTTTTATGTCCTTTTCGGTGTAGGTAAGAGTGTGATTAGTGAGAGTCTTTTGTCAATACTTTCAATTTGGTCTCTTtttgttgtaaatgtcTTGTTACTAATCGCCTACACGTCTGGAGGTGAACAAGGATGTTTGACATTTTATTACTGGACACTTGTCATGGCTTCCCTAGGGTTTGGCCTGGATGAATCTATATCTCTAACTGTTGGGGTTACAGACGTGGCTTACTTTGGCCTTGGCATGCCCCTCTCTGGAATCATGGTTTGTCTATACCATGTAGCCTACCTGTATCTAGCAAAAAAGTTTCACTGGTCCAACATTGACTACTGGATTGTTGTATGGCAAATTATTATAGCAGTCACAATTGCCGGAACAGCTGCAACTACGTGGACTTTGGCATATCATAGTGAACAGGTTTCAGAGAACAATGAGTGTACCAAAGATAAGTTATCTGACAGGATGAAACCTGTGAAATCGCATTTCTTCATGTGCATTGTTGGAATGAGTTGTATTTATGCCTTTTATCCTGCCATTGCACCTTACCAATTCGTGAGTCCACAGATTGGTCACAAGGTTGATCTTGTCGTTTTATTCGTGAGCACATTATCTCCTCTTGCAATTGCAGGTTTGTGTCAAGCAGGTGTTGGTCCAGATCAAAAATGGATTCTTAAAGATAAGAAGAATTTTGCGTGGTGGCATTTTACTTGGATTTTTGCATTgccatattttacaatcaTTTCCATATGCCTGATAGCAATGCACTATCCGGGTTGTAGACTCTCCAGGGGAATATATGGTAACAGAGCAATGGTTACGTTGATTACCGTGAGCTTCAAGTTTTGTGAAGAGACACTTAGGGGAGTTTCTGCCAGTGGTGTTGGAATGCAAGGAAAATGTACAGATGGAGAAGGGGATGGACAACTCTCAGCTCTGAATGCACTAATGGCTCAATTTACCATGGATGTTTTTTCATACATTGGAACAGGGTATATAAAACTATACCAGAGATATGAACACGATAGAGACAACTGGCCCACCAAATACTATGGATTCTGGAGGTCGCTCGGATATTGGATTGGTAACTCTATAAAGGGTGGAGTAAAATGTATTGGGGAATCTTTCAGCACGGATATAAGGTCTAATCTTATAAAGAACCAAGAGTATTTATTTATTGTCTATGCAGATGaataa
- a CDS encoding hypothetical protein (encoded by transcript BEWA_026560A): protein MFAKWFNQDKGDRMKQLSLFLAGFALLQPLRIGLTAAKFAAKRFALPDKSLDLFITKIHNSMHLANLTGVLTINIYLWTLGAHTSQCFRGKLSIFTNLLSTLMNFVLFFVYASGGDRGHVTAYYWNLVLSAYAYGLNQAMAVTVVVKDVAFFTAAIPLAGVQVSIFHYLFLKATEKIPGFDVNFWLVIWQIIISITLSALSSVLWTSSFLDTGDEVFVYEYDDHEPLVRAIIRAWSPLLMSALGMGIVFGFYPAIAPYKLAPPDTAHRIDLVILIVSAMPMLINCVMCAIGLGPNRRWTGKSKYWHAVWIVAIPYLTCPVLFLVAMHKPQSAIGYAILNNSYFCGFLCVTIVTGYGIFKSVGFSAVGLQGGYKNGRVSTFNSLVSFIMLVSCSFIGGGYLRAYKSFEDDRDNWPTKGFGFWKSFAFWWSHALTRGIKSVASTFTLDIRAEMEQVNVVLLVNHIEPTTSELSPASNPVEDTLVSTDDLLLPAK from the coding sequence ATGTTTGCAAAGTGGTTTAATCAGGACAAGGGCGACCGCATGAAGCAGCTGTCGCTGTTTCTCGCAGGTTTCGCCCTCCTGCAGCCCCTGAGGATCGGATTGACGGCGGCAAAATTCGCCGCAAAGCGTTTCGCCCTCCCAGACAAGAGCCTGGACCTCTTCATCACCAAAATTCACAACTCGATGCACCTGGCGAACCTCACCGGAGTCCTGACGATCAACATCTACCTCTGGACCCTCGGAGCCCACACTTCGCAGTGCTTCAGGGGGAAGCTCTCGATTTTCACGAATCTGCTCTCGACGCTCATGAACTTTGTGCTCTTCTTTGTCTACGCAAGCGGAGGGGACAGGGGACACGTCACCGCCTACTACTGGAATCTCGTCCTCTCAGCCTACGCCTACGGACTCAACCAGGCCATGGCTGTCACTGTGGTAGTGAAGGATGTGGCGTTCTTCACAGCTGCGATTCCGCTTGCCGGCGTGCAGGTGTCGATTTTTCACTATCTGTTTCTAAAGGCTACCGAAAAGATACCGGGATTTGACGTCAACTTTTGGCTGGTTATTTGGCAGATTATCATCTCTATCACGCTCTCTGCACTCTCCTCGGTGCTCTGGACCAGCTCGTTTTTGGATACGGGCGACGAAGTCTTTGTTTACGAGTATGACGACCATGAACCCCTCGTTCGGGCCATCATTCGGGCCTGGTCGCCTCTCCTCATGTCCGCACTCGGCATGGGAATTGTCTTTGGTTTCTACCCCGCAATCGCACCTTATAAACTTGCGCCTCCAGATACTGCTCACAGGATCGATCTGGTTATTCTCATTGTCTCTGCAATGCCAATGCTGATCAACTGCGTAATGTGCGCAATTGGACTCGGTCCAAACAGACGCTGGACTGGCAAGAGCAAATACTGGCATGCCGTATGGATTGTTGCTATTCCATACCTAACCTGTCCGGTACTCTTTTTGGTAGCAATGCACAAGCCACAATCTGCAATAGGGTACGCAATTTTAAACAACTCATACTTTTGTGGATTTCTCTGCGTGACCATTGTCACGGGATACGGCATATTCAAGTCCGTTGGTTTCAGCGCCGTTGGACTACAGGGAGGCTACAAGAATGGCCGAGTTTCCACCTTCAACTCTCTGGTCTCGTTCATCATGCTCGTTTCGTGCTCGTTCATTGGCGGAGGATACCTCAGAGCTTACAAGTCGTTTGAGGATGACAGAGATAATTGGCCCACAAAAGGCTTTGGATTCTGGAAGTCATTTGCCTTTTGGTGGTCCCACGCCCTCACACGTGGCATCAAGAGCGTAGCCTCAACCTTTACTCTGGATATAAGGGCTGAAATGGAGCAAGTTAATGTTGTTTTATTGGTCAATCATATTGAGCCAACCACTAGCGAACTCTCGCCAGCTAGTAACCCAGTCGAGGATACACTAGTCTCAACAGATGACCTACTCTTGCCAGCTAAATGA
- a CDS encoding hypothetical protein (encoded by transcript BEWA_026610A), which produces MDSRYASLESTVTQVHLDEEAKPIWHDSDDYEEVVVQEEPEWLKKRRQAVKEGRQDSVEFGGKLTRLKPSKSKSGIRFKITKQAGHKEPIALSHGIKSLVFDKDGRHLAAIASGVKLYTVDESKSGAKFVLKNQVVDVKFQDYKIASLAFNEHDKGILMIGKGKKLLNYDIHKE; this is translated from the exons ATGGACAGTCGATATGCATCTCTGGAATCTACAGTAACACAAGTCCATTTAGACGAAGAAGCAAAGCCAATTTGGCACGACTCTGACGACTACGAAGAGGTTGTGGTCCAGGAGGAGCCTGAGTGGCTCAAAAAGAGGCGCCAAGCCGTCAAGGAAGGGAGGCAGGACTCTGTGGAGTTTGGCGGAAAACTCACTAGGCTCAAGCCGAGCAAATCAAAGAGCGGCATAAGGTTCAAGATTACGAAACAAGCTGGTCATAAGGAGCCAATTGCTTTGAG TCACGGAATTAAAAGTCTCGTATTCGACAAGGATGGAAGGCACCTTGCAGCAATCGCTTCTGGCGTAAAGCTCTACACTGTGGACGAATCTAAAAGCGGCGCTAAATTTGTTCTAAAGAATCAGGTCGTCGATGTAAAATTCCAAGACTATAAAATCGCAAGTTTGGCATTTAACGAGCATGACAAGGGGATACTCATGATAGGAAAGGGAAAGAAGCTGCTAAACTACGACATACACAAAGAGTAG